The DNA region GGCCACCTTCGATTGCCTCGACGACTGTGCGGTAGAAATCGGCTGTGCTCATGCCTGCTCCATTTTCTCGCGGACGGAGCGCACGGCGCGTAAAACCGACTCGGGCGTGGCCGGCATACGCAAGTCGGCTTCGACACGATGATCGGCAAGTGACTCGATGGCATCCTTGATCGCGAAGAACGCCGCCTGTCCGTAGATAAACGGCGGCTCGCCGACGGCCTTGATGCCTTTCACCCCCGCCACTTTTCTCTCCGTTTGAATCATCTCGATGGTCCACCTCTCCGGCAGATCGTCCACCGCGGGAATCTTGTACGTGGTGAGCGAGTCTGTCAACGTCCGCCCGGACTTGTCGCGCACGACTTCTTCCATCGTGCACCAACCGACACCCTGCAGGAACGCGCCCTCGATTTGACCGCGATCCACCGGAACGTCCACGTTGCAGCCGGTCTCATGAACGATGAACACGTCCTTCATCGAAAAGTATCCCGTGAGCACGTCCACTTCCGCCACGACCAATCCGCACCCATAGACAAAATAGGCGAAGGGAGTGCCGCAACCCGTGCTCCAATCGAAACCGAGCCCCGGCGT from bacterium includes:
- a CDS encoding molybdopterin-dependent oxidoreductase; translated protein: GLSESRVKIESHSTKRTANTSPTAASTGADINGNAARIAAQAIVRRLRPVAAELLRETKKHGAVAEYLLFESGYIFDPANPEMRISLAELAAAAWQRRVDLSAHGYYSTPGLGFDWSTGCGTPFAYFVYGCGLVVAEVDVLTGYFSMKDVFIVHETGCNVDVPVDRGQIEGAFLQGVGWCTMEEVVRDKSGRTLTDSLTTYKIPAVDDLPERWTIEMIQTERKVAGVKGIKAVGEPPFIYGQAAFFAIKDAIESLADHRVEADLRMPATPESVLRAVRSVREKMEQA